The following proteins are encoded in a genomic region of Lytechinus variegatus isolate NC3 chromosome 7, Lvar_3.0, whole genome shotgun sequence:
- the LOC121419347 gene encoding V-type proton ATPase subunit D-like encodes MSKDKIAVFPSRMALTTMKIRLKGAQKGHSLLKKKADALTLRFRQILGKIIENKTLMGEAMKLASLSLAEAKFAMGDISHNVLQNVTKAQTKVRSKRENVAGVNLPVFEHYTDGADTYELTGLSRGGQQIDRLKKNYAKAIELLVELASLQTSFITLDEVIKITNRRVNAIEHVIIPRIENTISYITTELDEREREEFYRLKKIQEKKKKIKAKEEALRKSRQAQGDYGDSRNLIDDDVDEDLLFDS; translated from the exons ATGTCGAAAGATAAAATAGCTGTGTTTCCATCTCGCAT GGCCTTGACCACCATGAAGATTAGACTGAAAGGTGCACAGAAGGGTCACAGTCTTCTGAAGAAAAAGGCAGATGCGCTCACTCTGAGGTTCAGACAAATCCTTGGAAAAATTATTGAG AACAAAACATTAATGGGAGAAGCAATGAAGCTTGCTTCTCTGTCTCTTGCAGAAGCAAAGTTTGCAATGGGAGACATAAG TCACAATGTTCTTCAGAATGTAACTAAAGCACAGACGAAAGTTAGATCAAAGAGAGAGAATGTAGCTGGAGTCAATCTACCTGTCTTTGAACATTACACAGATGGAGCAGACA CTTATGAACTGACTGGTCTTTCACGTGGAGGGCAGCAGATTGACAGACTAAAGAAAAACTATGCCAAAGCTATTGAGCTCCTCGTTGAGTTAGCCTCTCTCCAGACCTCCTTCATTACTCTTGATGAAGTGATCAAAATCACCAACAGACGTGTTAATGCCATCGAACATG TCATCATTCCACGTATAGAAAACACCATCTCCTACATCACTACTGAACTTGATGAACGAGAGAGGGAAGAGTTTTATCGTTTGAAGAAGAtccaagaaaagaagaagaagataaaggCCAAGGAGGAAGCATTAAGAAAGAGCAGACAAGCGCAGGGAGACTATGGGGATTCCAGGAATTTGATagatgatgatgtagatgaaGATTTATTGTTTGACTCATAG
- the LOC446185 gene encoding TATA-box-binding protein — translation MYNPSQQQHGQIVPVSVHKNQQENQDEGQQRSHYPQISSQQSQSYLSVPSIGTPSFGSVGSVTSLAPGSSFIPPSPMAPLTPATPASSESSGIVPQLQNIVSTVNLSCKLELKKIALHARNAEYNPKRFAAVIMRIREPRTTALIFSSGKMVCTGAKSEDDSRLAARKYARVVQKLGFAAKFLDFKIQNMVGSCDVKFPIRLEGLVLTHGQFSSYEPELFPGLIYRMVKPRIVLLIFVSGKVVLTGAKVRQEIYDAFNNIYPILKSFKKTT, via the exons ATGTACAATCCTAGTCAGCAACAACATGGACAAATTGTTCCTGTGTCCGTTCACAAAAACCAGCAG GAAAATCAGGATGAAGGGCAGCAGAGGAGTCATTATCCCCAGATAAGTTCCCAACAGAGTCAGTCCTATCTTTCTGTTCCATCCATTGGTACACCTTCTTTTGGTTCAGTTGGTAGTGTGACATCACTTGCACCAGGTAGCAGCTTTATTCCTCCTTCCCCGATGGCTCCCTTAACACCTGCTACACCAGCGAGCAGTGAATCTTCGGGTATTGTTCCACAACTACA GAATATTGTGTCAACTGTAAATCTGAGTTGCAAGTTGGAACTCAAGAAAATTGCACTACATGCAAGAAATGCTGAATACAACCCAAAG aGATTTGCTGCAGTGATCATGAGAATACGTGAGCCAAGAACCACAGCTCTCATCTTTAGTTCAGGAAAGATGGTTTGTACAGGTGCTAAGAGTGAGGATGACTCTAGATTGGCTGCCAGGAAATATGCAAGAGTTGTACAGAAGTTGGGATTCGCT GCAAAGTTCTTGGATTTCAAAATCCAGAACATGGTTGGTAGTTGTGATGTTAAGTTTCCAATTCGTCTGGAAGGATTGGTACTAACACATGGACAGTTCTCTAG CTATGAACCAGAGCTATTTCCAGGTCTGATTTACAGAATGGTGAAACCACGCATTGTACTCCTCATCTTTGTTTCTGGAAAAGTGGTTTTAACAG GTGCTAAAGTGAGGCAGGAGATCTATGATGCCTTCAATAACATCTACCCTATTCTGAAATCCTTCAAAAAGACTACTTAG